Proteins encoded together in one Streptomyces sp. NA04227 window:
- the secD gene encoding protein translocase subunit SecD, producing the protein MAAPKKGRRSPSQGNPGRTLVLILIAIAALTGGMFASGHTKPRLGIDLAGGTSITLEAKNQPGKKGEVRKEDLDTAVGIIERRVNGLGVSEAEVQTQGDEHIVVNIPKGTNSKQAQEQVGTTAQLFFRPVLTRAPATGPEQQPPNPKPSPSESGSQKPEKPEKGDSAEGDKNDKPADKATEGSSDAPSASPTTQGRVLPEALKADPTPTPEASTKPGDGVRKPTPEPTKPGGEAEAADLQKRFEKLDCTTAKSRSAIASKPVSSKEPMLACGEDGEKQWQKFILGPVAMKGTEVDGAKALINQQNGEWQVSMDFTGKGRDQFADITGQLAQKQSPQNEFAILLDGEVASHPYVTKSITQGSAEISGSMDQQEAKDLANILSFGALPLTFEVQSVDTVDAALGGEQLRAGLLAGAIGLALVIIYLVVYYRGLSLIAIASLLASAALTYTIMSLLGPAIGFALNLPAVCGAIVAIGITADSFIVFFERIRDEIREGRTLRPAVERGWPRARRTILVSDFVSFLAAAVLFIVTVGKVQGFAFTLGLTTLLDVVVVFFFTKPLMTIMARKKFFANGHPWSGLDPKRLGAKPPLRRTRRRPSGPADTKEA; encoded by the coding sequence GTGGCAGCACCCAAGAAGGGTCGGAGGTCCCCCTCCCAGGGCAATCCTGGGCGCACCCTGGTCCTCATCCTGATCGCCATCGCGGCGCTCACCGGCGGCATGTTCGCCTCCGGCCACACCAAGCCCCGTCTGGGCATCGACCTCGCCGGCGGCACGAGCATCACGCTGGAAGCGAAGAACCAGCCCGGTAAGAAGGGCGAAGTCCGCAAGGAGGACCTGGACACCGCCGTCGGCATCATCGAGCGCCGCGTCAACGGTCTCGGTGTCTCCGAGGCCGAGGTGCAGACCCAGGGCGACGAGCACATCGTCGTCAACATCCCCAAGGGCACCAACAGCAAGCAGGCGCAGGAGCAGGTCGGTACGACGGCGCAGCTGTTCTTCCGGCCTGTGCTGACCCGCGCGCCCGCGACCGGCCCGGAGCAGCAGCCGCCGAACCCCAAGCCCTCGCCGAGCGAGTCCGGGAGCCAGAAGCCGGAGAAGCCCGAGAAGGGTGACAGCGCCGAGGGCGACAAGAACGACAAGCCCGCCGACAAGGCCACCGAGGGTTCCTCCGACGCCCCGAGCGCCTCCCCGACGACTCAGGGCCGCGTCCTTCCCGAGGCTCTCAAGGCCGACCCCACCCCCACGCCGGAGGCTTCGACGAAGCCCGGCGACGGGGTGCGCAAGCCGACCCCCGAGCCCACCAAGCCGGGCGGCGAGGCCGAGGCCGCCGACCTCCAGAAGCGCTTCGAAAAGCTCGACTGCACCACCGCGAAGTCCCGCTCCGCGATCGCCTCCAAGCCGGTCTCCTCCAAGGAGCCCATGCTCGCCTGTGGCGAGGACGGCGAGAAGCAGTGGCAGAAGTTCATCCTCGGCCCGGTCGCCATGAAGGGCACCGAGGTCGACGGCGCCAAGGCACTCATCAACCAGCAGAACGGTGAGTGGCAGGTCTCGATGGACTTCACCGGCAAGGGCCGGGACCAGTTCGCCGACATCACCGGCCAGCTGGCGCAGAAGCAGTCGCCGCAGAACGAGTTCGCCATCCTGCTCGACGGTGAGGTCGCCTCGCACCCGTACGTGACCAAGAGCATCACCCAGGGCAGCGCCGAGATCTCCGGCAGCATGGACCAGCAGGAGGCCAAGGACCTGGCCAACATCCTGTCCTTCGGTGCCCTGCCGCTGACCTTCGAGGTACAGAGCGTCGACACAGTGGACGCGGCCCTCGGCGGTGAGCAGCTCCGCGCCGGTCTGCTCGCCGGTGCCATCGGCCTCGCGCTGGTGATCATCTACCTGGTGGTCTACTACCGCGGCCTGTCGCTGATCGCCATCGCCTCGCTGCTCGCGTCCGCGGCCCTGACATACACCATCATGTCGCTCCTCGGCCCGGCCATCGGCTTCGCGCTGAACCTGCCCGCGGTCTGCGGTGCGATCGTCGCCATCGGTATCACCGCGGACTCGTTCATCGTCTTCTTCGAACGCATAAGGGATGAGATCCGCGAGGGCCGTACGCTGCGGCCCGCCGTGGAGCGCGGCTGGCCGCGGGCCCGGCGCACCATCCTGGTCTCGGACTTCGTGTCCTTCCTCGCGGCAGCGGTGCTGTTCATCGTGACCGTCGGCAAGGTGCAGGGCTTTGCGTTCACGCTCGGCCTGACCACGCTGCTGGACGTCGTGGTGGTCTTCTTCTTCACCAAGCCGCTGATGACGATCATGGCGCGCAAGAAGTTCTTCGCCAACGGTCACCCGTGGTCCGGGCTCGACCCCAAGCGGCTCGGTGCCAAGCCTCCGCTGCGCCGTACCCGTCGTCGTCCCTCCGGTCCCGCCGACACGAAGGAGGCCTGA
- the secF gene encoding protein translocase subunit SecF produces the protein MSKLGNLGARLYRGEVGYDFVGKRMIWYGLSILITITAILGLTVRGLNMGIEFEGGAVFTTPKTSVSTEDARHSAEKASGHDAIVQKLGSGAVRIQISDVDPTKSTQIKEELAKDLKISENKISAELVGPSWGEQVAQKAWTGLWVFMVLVVIYLAIAFEWRMAIAALIALIHDITITVGIYALVGFEVTPGTVIGLLTILGYSLYDTVVVFDSLKESSKDILKQNRWTYSEIANRSINGTLVRSINTTVVALLPVAGLLFIGGGAMGAGMLNDISLSLFVGLAAGAYSSIFIATPLVADLKERQPEMKALRKRVLAKRAAAAAKGESLETGRDEPSDGDDDGEPVATAGGASAAAVVGPRNQPVSRGRGRGRPSGKRR, from the coding sequence ATGTCGAAGCTCGGCAACCTCGGCGCCAGGCTCTACCGCGGCGAGGTCGGATACGACTTCGTCGGCAAGCGCATGATCTGGTACGGCCTGTCGATCCTGATCACCATCACGGCGATCCTCGGCCTGACGGTGCGCGGCCTCAACATGGGTATCGAGTTCGAGGGCGGCGCGGTCTTCACCACGCCCAAGACGAGTGTGTCCACCGAGGACGCGCGGCACAGCGCCGAGAAGGCCTCCGGTCACGACGCGATCGTCCAGAAGCTCGGCAGCGGCGCTGTGCGGATCCAGATCAGCGACGTGGACCCCACCAAGTCCACGCAGATCAAGGAAGAGCTCGCCAAGGATCTGAAGATCAGCGAGAACAAGATCAGCGCCGAGCTGGTCGGACCGAGCTGGGGTGAACAGGTCGCCCAGAAGGCCTGGACAGGCCTATGGGTCTTCATGGTGCTGGTGGTGATCTATCTGGCGATCGCCTTCGAATGGCGCATGGCGATCGCGGCCCTGATCGCGCTGATCCACGACATCACCATCACCGTCGGCATCTATGCTCTGGTGGGCTTCGAGGTCACCCCGGGCACCGTGATCGGTCTGCTCACCATCCTCGGTTATTCGCTCTACGACACGGTGGTGGTCTTTGACTCCCTCAAGGAGAGCTCGAAGGACATCCTCAAACAGAACCGCTGGACGTACAGCGAGATCGCGAACCGGTCGATCAACGGCACCCTGGTGCGGTCGATCAACACCACGGTGGTCGCGCTGCTCCCGGTCGCCGGTCTGCTGTTCATCGGTGGCGGCGCCATGGGCGCGGGCATGCTGAACGACATCTCGCTGTCGCTCTTCGTCGGCCTCGCGGCCGGTGCGTACTCCTCGATCTTCATCGCCACGCCGCTGGTCGCCGACCTCAAGGAGCGCCAGCCGGAGATGAAGGCGCTGCGCAAGCGCGTGCTCGCCAAGCGCGCGGCCGCCGCGGCCAAGGGCGAGTCGCTGGAGACGGGCCGGGACGAGCCCTCGGACGGGGACGACGACGGGGAGCCGGTGGCGACCGCCGGAGGCGCGAGCGCCGCGGCCGTCGTCGGTCCGCGCAACCAGCCGGTCTCCCGCGGTCGTGGCCGCGGGCGCCCCTCGGGGAAGCGCCGATGA
- a CDS encoding glycosyltransferase family 4 protein yields the protein MKIGIVCPYSWDVPGGVQFHIRDLAEHLRALGHQVSVLAPADDDTPLPEYVVSAGRAVPVPYNGSVARLNFGFLSAARVRRWLHDGTFDVIHIHEPTSPSLGLLTCWAAQGPIVATFHTSNPRSRAMIAAYPILQAALEKISARIAVSEYARRTLVEHLGGDAVVIPNGVDVGFFAGAEPRPEWQTPAEQRETGGTIGFIGRIDEPRKGLPVLMKALPAVFAERPDTRLLVAGRGDEKEAVAGLPREMRGRVEFLGMVSDEDKARLLRSVDLYVAPNTGGESFGIILVEAMSAGAPVLAADLDAFAQVLDRGEAGELFANEDADELATAALGLLGDPDRRAELRALGSAHVRRFDWSTVGADILGVYETVTDGAASVGADDRTGRRPRFGLARS from the coding sequence GTGAAGATCGGGATCGTCTGCCCGTACTCCTGGGACGTGCCGGGCGGCGTCCAGTTCCACATCCGCGATCTCGCCGAGCACCTGAGGGCCCTCGGGCACCAGGTCTCCGTCCTCGCCCCGGCCGACGACGACACCCCGCTGCCCGAGTACGTGGTCAGCGCGGGCCGGGCCGTACCCGTGCCGTACAACGGCTCGGTCGCCCGGCTCAACTTCGGCTTCCTGTCCGCCGCGCGGGTCCGCCGATGGCTGCACGACGGCACCTTCGACGTGATCCACATCCACGAACCCACCTCGCCCTCCCTCGGGTTGCTCACCTGCTGGGCGGCGCAGGGCCCGATCGTGGCCACCTTCCACACCTCCAACCCGCGCTCGCGGGCGATGATCGCCGCGTACCCGATCCTGCAAGCGGCCCTGGAGAAGATCAGCGCCCGGATCGCGGTCAGCGAGTACGCGCGCCGCACGCTGGTCGAGCACCTCGGCGGCGACGCGGTGGTCATCCCGAACGGCGTGGACGTCGGCTTCTTCGCCGGGGCCGAGCCGCGCCCCGAGTGGCAGACGCCCGCCGAGCAGCGCGAGACCGGCGGCACCATCGGCTTCATCGGCCGGATCGACGAGCCGCGCAAGGGCCTGCCGGTGTTGATGAAGGCCCTGCCCGCGGTGTTCGCCGAGCGCCCGGACACCCGGCTCCTGGTGGCCGGACGCGGCGACGAGAAGGAGGCCGTCGCGGGCCTGCCGCGCGAGATGCGCGGCCGGGTCGAGTTCCTCGGCATGGTCAGCGACGAGGACAAGGCACGGCTGCTGCGCAGCGTCGACCTGTACGTGGCACCCAACACCGGTGGCGAGAGCTTCGGGATCATCCTCGTCGAGGCCATGTCGGCCGGTGCGCCGGTGCTCGCCGCCGACCTCGACGCCTTCGCCCAGGTACTCGACCGGGGCGAGGCGGGCGAACTCTTCGCGAACGAGGACGCGGACGAACTCGCCACAGCGGCCCTCGGCCTGCTCGGCGACCCGGACCGGCGGGCCGAACTGCGCGCCCTCGGCAGCGCGCACGTACGCCGCTTCGACTGGTCGACGGTGGGCGCCGACATCCTCGGCGTCTACGAGACCGTCACCGACGGGGCGGCCTCCGTCGGCGCCGACGACCGGACCGGGCGGCGGCCGCGATTCGGGCTCGCCCGCAGCTGA
- the ruvC gene encoding crossover junction endodeoxyribonuclease RuvC, protein MRVLGVDPGLTRCGVGVVEGTAGRQLSMLGVGVVRTDPGADIAPRLVEVERGIEEWLDTYRPELVAVERVFSQHNVRTVMGTAQASAVAMLCAARRGLPVALHTPSEVKAAVTGNGRADKAQVTSMVTRLLRLDAPPKPADAADALALAICHIWRAPAQNRLQQAQAAALGARRPAPVRKVRP, encoded by the coding sequence ATGCGGGTACTGGGCGTCGACCCGGGACTCACACGCTGCGGCGTGGGAGTCGTCGAGGGCACCGCGGGGCGGCAGTTGAGCATGCTGGGCGTGGGCGTGGTGCGCACCGACCCCGGTGCCGACATCGCCCCCCGGCTGGTCGAGGTGGAGCGCGGCATCGAGGAGTGGCTGGACACCTACCGGCCCGAACTCGTCGCGGTGGAGCGGGTGTTCAGCCAGCACAACGTCCGTACCGTGATGGGTACGGCCCAGGCCAGCGCGGTGGCGATGCTGTGCGCCGCGCGCCGCGGACTGCCGGTCGCGCTGCACACGCCCAGTGAGGTCAAGGCGGCCGTGACGGGCAACGGCCGTGCCGACAAGGCCCAGGTGACCAGCATGGTGACCCGCCTGCTCCGGCTGGACGCGCCGCCCAAACCGGCCGACGCGGCCGACGCCCTGGCCCTCGCCATCTGCCACATCTGGCGCGCCCCCGCCCAGAACCGACTTCAGCAGGCCCAGGCCGCGGCCCTCGGCGCGCGGCGGCCCGCACCCGTACGGAAGGTCAGGCCATGA
- the pdxS gene encoding pyridoxal 5'-phosphate synthase lyase subunit PdxS, translated as MAEQLKGGVIMDVVTPEQAKIAEDAGAVAVMALERVPADIRKDGGVARMSDPDMIEGIIGAVSIPVMAKSRIGHFVEAQVLQSLGVDYIDESEVLTPADEVNHSDKWSFTTPFVCGATNLGEALRRIAEGAAMIRSKGEAGTGNVVEAVRHLRQIKNEIGKLRALDNHELYAAAKELRAPYELVKEVAELGKLPVVLFSAGGVATPADAALMRQLGAEGVFVGSGIFKSGDPAKRAAAIVKATTFYDDPKIIADASRNLGEAMVGINCDTLPETERYANRGW; from the coding sequence ATGGCCGAGCAGCTGAAGGGCGGCGTGATCATGGACGTCGTCACCCCGGAGCAGGCGAAGATCGCCGAGGACGCGGGCGCGGTCGCCGTCATGGCCCTGGAGCGGGTCCCCGCCGACATCCGCAAGGACGGCGGCGTGGCCCGGATGTCGGACCCCGACATGATCGAGGGCATCATCGGCGCGGTCTCCATCCCCGTGATGGCCAAGTCCCGCATCGGCCACTTCGTCGAGGCCCAGGTGCTGCAGTCCCTCGGCGTCGACTACATCGACGAGTCCGAGGTCCTGACCCCCGCCGACGAGGTCAACCACTCCGACAAGTGGTCCTTCACGACCCCCTTCGTGTGCGGCGCCACCAACCTGGGCGAGGCCCTGCGCCGGATCGCCGAGGGCGCCGCGATGATCCGCTCCAAGGGCGAGGCCGGTACCGGCAACGTCGTCGAGGCCGTCCGCCACCTGCGCCAGATCAAGAACGAGATCGGCAAGCTGCGCGCCCTCGACAACCACGAGCTGTACGCCGCCGCCAAGGAGCTGCGCGCCCCCTACGAGCTGGTCAAGGAGGTCGCCGAGCTGGGCAAGCTGCCCGTCGTGCTGTTCTCCGCGGGCGGCGTGGCCACTCCGGCCGACGCCGCGCTGATGCGCCAGCTCGGTGCCGAGGGCGTCTTCGTCGGCTCCGGCATCTTCAAGTCCGGCGACCCGGCCAAGCGCGCCGCCGCCATCGTGAAGGCCACTACCTTCTACGACGACCCGAAGATCATCGCGGACGCCTCCCGCAACCTGGGCGAGGCCATGGTCGGCATCAACTGCGACACCCTCCCGGAGACCGAGCGCTACGCCAACCGCGGCTGGTAA
- a CDS encoding adenine phosphoribosyltransferase: MTDPATLKELLLSRIRDVADYPQPGVMFKDITPLLADPQAFTALTEALAESAVRNGATKIVGLEARGFILGAPAAVRAGVGFIPVRKAGKLPGATLGQSYDLEYGSAEIEVHAEDLSGADRVLIVDDVLATGGTAEASVQLVRRAGAEVAGAVVLMELGFLNGRTRLEAALDGAPLEALLTV; this comes from the coding sequence ATGACCGACCCGGCCACCCTCAAGGAGCTCCTGCTCAGCCGGATCCGGGACGTGGCGGATTACCCGCAGCCGGGTGTGATGTTCAAGGACATCACCCCGCTGCTCGCGGATCCGCAGGCGTTCACCGCGCTCACCGAGGCGCTCGCCGAGTCGGCGGTGCGCAACGGTGCGACGAAGATCGTCGGCCTGGAGGCTCGCGGCTTCATCCTGGGCGCGCCCGCCGCCGTCCGCGCGGGCGTGGGCTTCATCCCGGTCCGCAAGGCGGGCAAACTCCCGGGCGCCACCCTGGGGCAGTCCTACGACCTGGAGTACGGCTCGGCCGAGATCGAGGTGCACGCCGAGGACCTCTCGGGCGCGGACCGCGTGCTGATCGTCGACGACGTCCTGGCCACCGGCGGCACCGCCGAGGCTTCCGTCCAGCTCGTCCGCAGGGCGGGTGCCGAGGTCGCGGGCGCCGTCGTCCTGATGGAACTCGGGTTCCTGAACGGCAGGACCCGGCTGGAGGCCGCACTCGACGGTGCTCCGCTGGAGGCGTTGCTCACGGTCTGA
- the pdxT gene encoding pyridoxal 5'-phosphate synthase glutaminase subunit PdxT, producing MSSTPVIGVLALQGDVREHLVALATADAVARPVRRPEELAEVDGLVLPGGESTTMSKLAVLFGLMAPLRERIAAGLPVYGTCAGLIMLADKILDPRSGQETLGGIDMIVRRNAFGRQNESFEAEVAVKGIEGDPVHGVFIRAPWVESVGAATEVLAEHEGHIVAVRQGNALATSFHPELTGDHRIHALFVDMVRKNR from the coding sequence ATGAGCAGCACACCCGTGATCGGCGTCCTGGCACTGCAGGGCGACGTACGGGAGCACCTCGTGGCCCTCGCCACCGCCGACGCGGTGGCGAGGCCCGTGCGGCGCCCCGAGGAACTCGCCGAGGTCGACGGCCTCGTCCTGCCGGGCGGCGAGTCGACCACGATGTCCAAACTGGCCGTCCTCTTCGGCCTGATGGCCCCCCTGCGCGAGCGCATCGCGGCCGGGCTCCCGGTCTACGGCACCTGCGCCGGACTGATCATGCTCGCGGACAAGATCCTGGACCCCCGCTCCGGCCAGGAGACCCTCGGCGGCATCGACATGATCGTCCGCCGCAACGCCTTCGGCAGGCAGAACGAGTCCTTCGAGGCCGAGGTCGCGGTCAAGGGGATCGAGGGCGACCCGGTGCACGGCGTCTTCATCCGCGCCCCGTGGGTGGAGTCGGTCGGCGCGGCCACCGAGGTGCTCGCCGAGCACGAGGGCCACATCGTCGCCGTGCGCCAGGGCAACGCACTCGCCACCTCGTTCCACCCCGAACTCACCGGCGACCACCGGATTCACGCCCTGTTCGTCGACATGGTGCGAAAGAATCGGTGA
- the ruvA gene encoding Holliday junction branch migration protein RuvA, which translates to MIAFVNGTVAALAPDSAVVEVGGVGMAVQCTPGTLSALRLGQQAKLATSLVVREDSLTLYGFADDDERQTFELLQTASGVGPRLAQAMLAVHSPDALRRAVATADEKALTAVPGIGKKGAQKLLLELKDRLGAPLGGTPLVGAPVTAGWRDQLHAALIGLGYATREADEAVAAVTPQAEQSESPEVGALLKAALQTLNRAR; encoded by the coding sequence ATGATCGCCTTCGTCAACGGCACCGTCGCCGCCCTCGCACCCGACAGCGCGGTGGTCGAGGTCGGCGGTGTCGGAATGGCCGTGCAGTGCACCCCCGGCACCCTCTCCGCACTGCGCCTGGGTCAACAGGCCAAGCTCGCCACCTCGTTGGTGGTGCGCGAGGACTCGCTGACGCTGTACGGCTTCGCCGATGACGACGAGCGCCAGACCTTCGAACTGCTGCAGACCGCCAGCGGCGTCGGACCGCGGCTGGCCCAGGCCATGCTCGCCGTGCACAGCCCGGACGCCCTGCGCCGCGCCGTCGCCACCGCCGACGAGAAGGCGTTGACCGCTGTCCCCGGTATCGGCAAGAAGGGCGCCCAGAAACTCCTGCTCGAACTCAAGGACCGCCTCGGCGCCCCGCTCGGCGGCACGCCCCTGGTGGGCGCCCCGGTGACCGCGGGCTGGCGCGACCAGTTGCACGCCGCGCTCATCGGACTCGGGTACGCGACCCGTGAGGCCGACGAGGCGGTGGCCGCGGTCACCCCGCAGGCCGAACAGTCCGAGAGCCCCGAGGTCGGCGCACTGCTCAAGGCCGCACTGCAGACCCTGAACCGGGCCCGATGA
- a CDS encoding YebC/PmpR family DNA-binding transcriptional regulator, which yields MSGHSKWATTKHKKAVIDAKRGKLFAKLIKNVEVAARMGGADVDGNPTLFDAIQKAKKQSVPNKNIDSAVKRGAGLEAGGAEYETIMYEGYGPNGVAVLIECLTDNRNRAASDVRVAMTRNGGNMADPGSVSYLFNRKGVVIVPKGELSEDDVLGAVLDAGAEEVNDLGESFEVLSEATDLVAVRTALQEAGIDYDSADANFVPTMQVELDEEGARKIFKLIDALEDSDDVQNVFANFDVSDEVMEKVDA from the coding sequence ATGTCCGGCCACTCTAAATGGGCCACGACGAAGCACAAGAAGGCCGTGATCGACGCCAAGCGCGGCAAGCTCTTCGCGAAGCTGATCAAGAACGTCGAGGTCGCCGCGCGGATGGGCGGTGCCGACGTGGACGGCAACCCGACGCTCTTCGACGCCATCCAGAAGGCCAAGAAGCAGTCGGTCCCCAACAAGAACATCGACTCGGCGGTCAAGCGTGGCGCGGGACTTGAGGCCGGTGGCGCCGAGTACGAGACGATCATGTACGAGGGCTACGGCCCCAACGGCGTCGCGGTGCTCATCGAGTGCCTCACCGACAACCGCAACCGCGCGGCCTCCGACGTCCGCGTCGCGATGACCCGCAACGGCGGCAACATGGCCGACCCGGGCTCCGTCTCGTACCTGTTCAACCGCAAGGGCGTCGTGATCGTGCCCAAGGGCGAACTCAGCGAGGACGACGTGCTCGGTGCCGTCCTGGACGCCGGTGCCGAAGAGGTCAACGACCTCGGCGAGTCCTTCGAGGTCCTCAGCGAGGCGACCGACCTGGTGGCGGTGCGCACCGCGCTCCAGGAGGCGGGCATCGACTACGACTCCGCCGACGCCAACTTCGTCCCGACCATGCAGGTCGAGCTCGACGAAGAGGGCGCGCGCAAGATCTTCAAGCTCATCGACGCCCTCGAGGACAGCGACGACGTGCAGAACGTCTTCGCCAACTTCGACGTCTCCGACGAGGTCATGGAGAAGGTCGACGCCTGA
- the ruvB gene encoding Holliday junction branch migration DNA helicase RuvB, whose translation MNWDDTSPAPEDATEGRLVAADADGEDQAVEAALRPKSLGEFVGQERVREQLDLVLRAARQRGATADHVLLSGAPGLGKTTLSMIIAAEMGAPIRITSGPAIQHAGDLAAILSSLQEGEVLFLDEIHRMSRPAEEMLYMAMEDFRVDVIVGKGPGATAIPLELPPFTLVGATTRAGLLPPPLRDRFGFTAHMEFYEPSELRRVVDRSASLLEVDVDAEGAAEIAGRSRGTPRIANRLLRRVRDYAQVKADGRITREIAAAALGVYEVDERGLDRLDRAVLTALLKLFGGGPVGLSTLAVAVGEERETVEEVAEPFLVREGLLARTPRGRVATPAAWAHLGLTPPAPAPGGAGQQDLFGA comes from the coding sequence GTGAACTGGGACGACACCTCACCCGCCCCCGAGGACGCCACCGAAGGACGGCTCGTCGCCGCCGACGCCGACGGCGAGGACCAGGCCGTGGAAGCGGCCCTGCGCCCCAAGTCGCTCGGGGAGTTCGTCGGCCAGGAGCGGGTGCGCGAACAACTCGACCTGGTCCTCAGGGCTGCCCGGCAGCGCGGCGCCACCGCCGACCACGTCCTGCTCTCCGGCGCACCCGGCCTCGGCAAGACCACCCTGTCGATGATCATCGCCGCCGAGATGGGCGCCCCGATCCGCATCACCAGCGGCCCCGCCATCCAGCACGCCGGTGACCTGGCCGCGATCCTCTCCTCCCTCCAGGAGGGCGAGGTGCTCTTCCTCGACGAGATCCACCGGATGTCCCGGCCCGCCGAGGAAATGCTGTACATGGCGATGGAGGACTTCCGCGTCGACGTGATCGTCGGCAAGGGCCCGGGCGCCACCGCCATCCCGCTGGAACTGCCGCCGTTCACCCTGGTCGGGGCCACCACCCGGGCCGGACTGCTGCCGCCTCCGCTGCGCGACCGCTTCGGGTTCACCGCTCACATGGAGTTCTACGAACCCTCCGAGCTGCGGCGGGTCGTCGACCGTTCCGCGAGCCTGCTGGAGGTCGACGTCGACGCGGAGGGCGCCGCAGAGATCGCCGGACGCTCCCGCGGCACCCCGCGTATCGCCAACCGTCTGCTGCGCCGGGTCCGGGACTACGCCCAGGTCAAGGCCGACGGCCGGATCACCCGCGAGATCGCCGCGGCCGCCCTCGGGGTGTACGAGGTCGACGAACGCGGCCTCGACCGGCTCGACCGCGCCGTCCTCACCGCGCTGCTCAAGCTCTTCGGCGGCGGACCGGTCGGCCTGTCCACCCTGGCCGTCGCGGTGGGAGAGGAGCGCGAGACCGTCGAAGAGGTCGCCGAGCCCTTCCTGGTACGCGAGGGACTGCTCGCCCGCACCCCCCGCGGCCGGGTCGCCACCCCCGCCGCCTGGGCACACCTGGGCCTGACCCCGCCCGCACCCGCCCCGGGCGGGGCGGGGCAGCAGGACCTGTTCGGGGCGTGA
- the yajC gene encoding preprotein translocase subunit YajC, whose translation MSLVTLLPFVVLIGAMFLMTRSAKKKQQQAVQMRDQIQPGTGIRTIGGMYATVKEVGEDTVLLEVAPGIHAIYGKNAVGAVLDDDEYNRIVHGTEVPDDASSLTGDVSDSKSDDTADSADSDDDARIDLGKHDEPAKAESEDAAPKKTDGESDAK comes from the coding sequence GTGAGTCTCGTCACCCTTCTCCCGTTCGTCGTGCTCATCGGGGCCATGTTCCTGATGACCCGGTCTGCCAAGAAGAAGCAGCAGCAGGCCGTCCAGATGCGGGACCAGATCCAGCCCGGCACCGGCATCCGCACCATCGGCGGCATGTACGCCACCGTGAAGGAGGTCGGCGAGGACACGGTGCTCCTCGAGGTCGCCCCCGGCATCCACGCGATCTACGGCAAGAACGCCGTGGGTGCCGTGCTCGACGACGACGAGTACAACCGCATCGTCCACGGCACCGAGGTGCCCGACGACGCCTCCTCCCTCACCGGCGACGTCTCGGACTCCAAGTCCGACGACACGGCCGACTCCGCGGACTCGGACGACGACGCGCGCATCGACCTCGGCAAGCACGACGAGCCCGCCAAGGCCGAGAGCGAGGACGCCGCGCCGAAGAAGACCGACGGCGAGTCCGACGCGAAGTAG